A region of Faecalibacterium taiwanense DNA encodes the following proteins:
- the rplC gene encoding 50S ribosomal protein L3: MVKGIIGKKVGMTQLFDANGKVVPVTVIEAGPCTVVQKKTVESDGYQAVQLGFGEVSAKKVNKAAAGHFKKANVAPKKTLREFRLEDVSAMNVGDVLKADVFAEGDKVDVVGVSKGKGYQGVIKRYGQHRLRESHGTGPVARHAGSNGSTSTPARVFPGKRLPGHMGFVRVTVQNLTVVKVDTENNLIAVKGAVPGSKGTIITLANSVKA; this comes from the coding sequence ATGGTTAAAGGCATTATCGGCAAGAAAGTCGGTATGACCCAGCTGTTCGACGCGAACGGCAAGGTCGTTCCCGTCACCGTCATCGAGGCTGGTCCCTGCACCGTCGTGCAGAAGAAGACCGTCGAGAGCGATGGCTACCAGGCTGTTCAGCTGGGCTTCGGCGAGGTTTCCGCCAAGAAGGTCAACAAGGCAGCTGCAGGCCACTTCAAGAAGGCAAACGTTGCCCCCAAGAAGACCCTGCGCGAGTTCCGTCTGGAAGATGTTTCCGCAATGAACGTTGGCGACGTGCTGAAGGCTGATGTCTTCGCAGAGGGCGACAAGGTGGACGTTGTGGGCGTTTCCAAGGGCAAGGGCTACCAGGGCGTTATCAAGCGCTACGGTCAGCACCGTCTGCGTGAGAGCCACGGCACCGGTCCTGTTGCTCGTCATGCAGGTTCTAACGGTTCCACTTCTACCCCTGCTCGCGTGTTCCCCGGCAAGCGCCTGCCCGGCCACATGGGCTTTGTGCGCGTCACCGTGCAGAACCTGACTGTTGTCAAGGTTGACACCGAGAACAATCTGATCGCTGTCAAGGGTGCGGTCCCCGGTTCCAAGGGCACCATCATCACTCTGGCCAACAGCGTGAAGGCGTAA
- a CDS encoding Nif3-like dinuclear metal center hexameric protein: protein MITVNQVYEAMQAIAPLELAEHWDNPGLLVDCGGQMHRVLAALDITPEVVAEAAAKQCEMIVSHHPVIFDPLKKIGPQDVPFQLVQAGISAICMHTNLDAAEGGVNEVLAGIFEMKNMETFAEGCGRVGAIEEIAVPELARKAQQELAARCNQPKNGPAVQVKFVDAGKPVKRLAVISGAGGSLFADAIAMGADCLLTGEANHHHAIDAKRLGLSLIAAGHYATEFPVTAAVAAKLRAALPELDVLVSTENRDPYTYL from the coding sequence ATGATAACAGTTAATCAGGTATACGAAGCAATGCAGGCCATCGCGCCGCTGGAGCTGGCGGAACACTGGGATAATCCCGGCCTGCTGGTGGACTGCGGCGGGCAGATGCACCGGGTGCTGGCAGCACTGGACATCACCCCCGAGGTGGTGGCCGAAGCCGCTGCAAAGCAGTGTGAGATGATCGTGTCCCACCACCCGGTCATTTTTGATCCGCTCAAAAAGATCGGCCCGCAGGATGTGCCTTTCCAGCTGGTGCAGGCGGGCATTTCTGCCATCTGTATGCACACCAATCTGGATGCTGCCGAGGGCGGCGTGAACGAAGTGCTGGCAGGCATCTTTGAAATGAAGAATATGGAAACCTTTGCCGAGGGCTGCGGCCGTGTGGGAGCCATTGAAGAAATCGCGGTTCCGGAGCTTGCCCGCAAGGCACAGCAGGAGCTTGCTGCGCGCTGCAACCAGCCGAAGAACGGCCCGGCGGTGCAGGTGAAGTTTGTGGATGCGGGTAAGCCGGTCAAGCGCTTGGCGGTCATCAGCGGTGCGGGCGGAAGCCTGTTTGCAGATGCCATTGCTATGGGCGCGGACTGCCTGCTGACCGGTGAAGCCAACCACCACCACGCCATCGATGCCAAGCGGCTGGGCCTTTCGCTCATTGCGGCGGGCCACTACGCCACCGAATTTCCGGTGACTGCCGCCGTGGCTGCAAAGCTGCGCGCCGCCCTGCCGGAGCTGGACGTGCTGGTGAGCACTGAAAACCGGGATCCGTATACGTATTTATAA
- a CDS encoding DUF1538 domain-containing protein: MDAILKASLPKLREKLLEALQAVLPIAAIVLVLCFTIAPVSPSILLCFLLGAAMIVVGIMFFTLGAEMSMTPMGERVGAVITKSRKLPVILGIGFLLGFLITISEPDLQVLANQVPSIPNRTLILSVAAGVGLFLVFAFLRMLIGISLPKLLVLFYGMIFLLAAFVPKEFLAVAFDSGGVTTGPMTVPFIMALGVGVSSIRGDRHAADDSFGLVAMCSIGPILAVLILGIVFRASDSTYIPPVLPEVSDSVELWQLFHVSLPTYLEEIAVSLLPIIVMFGIFQFVALHMDRLSLGRIAVGLAYTYVGLVLFLTGANVGFMPAGNYLGQVLAGQSFRWIIIPIGMLIGYFIVKAEPAVYVLNKQVEEVTDGAISAKAMGMALSAGVSISVGLAMVRVLTGVSILWFLVPGYVFAIGISFVVPKLFTAIAFDAGGVASGPMTATFLLPLAQGACVAVGGNIVTDAFGVVAMVAMTPLITVQLMGLVAQLRTRKARRLQPAAMGAAFGGLPDDDIIEL; encoded by the coding sequence GTGGACGCTATCCTGAAAGCATCCCTCCCGAAACTGCGGGAAAAACTATTGGAAGCGCTACAGGCAGTGCTGCCCATTGCAGCCATCGTGCTGGTGCTCTGCTTTACCATTGCGCCGGTGTCGCCCAGCATCCTGCTGTGCTTTTTGCTGGGGGCCGCCATGATCGTGGTGGGCATCATGTTCTTCACACTGGGCGCGGAGATGAGCATGACCCCCATGGGCGAGCGCGTGGGTGCGGTGATCACCAAAAGCCGGAAGCTGCCGGTGATCTTGGGCATCGGCTTTCTGCTGGGCTTCCTCATCACCATTTCGGAGCCGGACCTGCAGGTGCTGGCAAATCAGGTGCCCTCCATCCCGAACCGCACCCTTATTTTATCGGTGGCGGCGGGCGTGGGCCTGTTTCTGGTGTTTGCCTTCCTGCGTATGCTCATTGGCATCTCGCTGCCAAAGCTGCTGGTGCTGTTCTACGGCATGATCTTTCTTCTGGCGGCGTTTGTGCCCAAGGAATTTCTTGCTGTGGCCTTTGATTCCGGCGGTGTGACCACCGGCCCCATGACTGTGCCCTTTATCATGGCGCTGGGCGTGGGTGTTTCGTCCATCCGCGGCGACCGCCACGCGGCGGACGACAGCTTTGGTCTGGTGGCCATGTGCTCCATCGGCCCCATTCTGGCGGTGCTCATTCTGGGCATCGTATTCCGCGCCTCGGACAGCACCTATATCCCGCCGGTGCTGCCGGAGGTGAGCGACTCGGTGGAGCTGTGGCAGCTGTTCCATGTCAGCCTGCCTACGTATCTGGAAGAGATCGCTGTCTCGCTGCTGCCCATCATCGTGATGTTCGGCATTTTTCAATTTGTGGCTCTGCACATGGACCGCCTGTCGCTGGGCCGCATTGCGGTGGGTCTTGCGTATACCTACGTGGGCCTTGTGCTGTTCCTCACCGGCGCAAATGTGGGCTTTATGCCCGCCGGTAATTATCTGGGTCAGGTGCTGGCCGGGCAGAGCTTCCGCTGGATCATCATTCCCATTGGAATGCTCATCGGTTACTTCATCGTCAAGGCCGAGCCGGCCGTCTATGTGCTGAACAAACAGGTGGAAGAGGTGACCGACGGTGCCATTTCGGCCAAGGCCATGGGCATGGCACTCTCGGCAGGCGTTTCCATCTCGGTGGGCCTTGCCATGGTGCGGGTACTCACCGGCGTTTCCATCCTGTGGTTCCTCGTGCCGGGCTATGTGTTTGCCATCGGCATCTCCTTTGTGGTGCCAAAGCTGTTCACCGCCATTGCATTTGACGCGGGCGGCGTGGCATCCGGCCCCATGACAGCCACCTTCCTGCTGCCGCTGGCACAGGGTGCCTGCGTGGCCGTGGGCGGCAATATCGTCACCGACGCTTTCGGCGTGGTGGCCATGGTGGCCATGACCCCGCTCATTACGGTGCAGCTGATGGGCCTTGTGGCACAGCTGCGCACCCGCAAGGCCCGGCGGCTGCAGCCTGCGGCCATGGGTGCGGCCTTTGGCGGACTGCCGGACGATGATATCATTGAACTGTAA
- a CDS encoding NFACT RNA binding domain-containing protein: protein MALDAATLALTAAELKATLTDAKIAKLFEPTRDELVLTLRTRTDTYALLLSARSGSARVCLTEESFENPETPPSFCMLMRKHLTGGRLLDVHMEPGDRIVYFDFQCTNEMGDLVRNTLCAELMGRYSNLVLVQNGKIIDALKRVDFEDSDVRQLLPGLPYTTPPKPARPDFLLVSSASIVAAACQRDLPVADALNKTVAGVGPVVCREAAWRAFDGEHLPANELTEEQKRKLMAAIDELKEEHATGGTPCSVTDPSGKPIEYTFFRPQQYGEKYIIKEWPSFNAMLEGYYAEKDRAERLRTKSKELHKAVHNMYERAVRKQAARQEELAASGKSEKLRLYGELLSANLYLAQKGMKSITVPNWYDEGKEVTIPLDLRFTPSQNAQNFFKNYKKKQTAARMLVDLLAEGEKEIAYLETVLYEVESASGEAALNEIRAELKSQGYLKYYKQRDKRQKPADFLRFTSTDGFEILVGRNNVQNDKLTLHTARGKDLWFHVQKAPGSHVVVMSRGEDIPDTTKQEAAELAVIYSSTYKAGTGAKVAVDTTEVKNIWKASGAKPGMVLYEVYTTVYITPRDGLAEQLKKK, encoded by the coding sequence ATGGCATTGGATGCCGCGACACTGGCCCTTACGGCAGCAGAGCTCAAAGCAACGCTGACCGACGCCAAGATCGCAAAACTATTTGAACCCACCCGTGATGAGCTGGTGCTCACCCTGCGCACCCGCACGGATACCTATGCGCTGCTGCTTTCGGCCCGCAGCGGTTCCGCCCGCGTGTGCCTGACCGAAGAAAGCTTTGAAAACCCGGAAACGCCGCCCTCCTTCTGTATGCTGATGCGCAAGCATCTTACCGGCGGCAGGCTGCTGGACGTGCACATGGAGCCGGGAGACCGCATCGTCTATTTTGATTTTCAGTGCACCAACGAGATGGGCGACCTTGTGCGCAACACCCTGTGTGCCGAATTGATGGGCCGCTACTCCAATCTGGTTCTGGTGCAGAACGGCAAGATCATTGACGCACTCAAGCGCGTGGATTTTGAGGACAGCGATGTGCGCCAGCTGCTGCCGGGCCTGCCCTACACCACGCCGCCCAAGCCTGCAAGACCGGACTTCCTGCTGGTGAGCAGTGCGTCCATCGTGGCAGCAGCCTGCCAGAGAGATCTGCCGGTGGCAGATGCCCTCAACAAGACCGTGGCCGGTGTTGGCCCGGTGGTCTGCCGCGAAGCTGCATGGCGTGCCTTTGACGGCGAACATCTGCCCGCCAATGAGCTGACCGAGGAACAGAAGCGCAAGCTTATGGCTGCCATCGACGAGCTGAAGGAAGAGCACGCAACCGGCGGTACGCCCTGCAGCGTCACCGACCCCAGCGGAAAGCCCATCGAGTATACCTTCTTCCGCCCGCAGCAGTACGGCGAAAAGTATATAATAAAGGAATGGCCCTCCTTCAACGCCATGCTGGAGGGCTACTACGCTGAGAAGGACCGCGCGGAACGCCTGCGCACCAAAAGCAAGGAGCTGCACAAGGCGGTGCACAATATGTACGAGCGCGCCGTGCGCAAGCAGGCGGCCCGTCAGGAAGAGCTTGCTGCCAGCGGCAAGAGCGAAAAGCTGCGTCTGTACGGTGAGCTGCTCTCGGCCAACCTCTATCTGGCCCAGAAGGGCATGAAGAGCATCACCGTGCCCAACTGGTACGACGAGGGCAAGGAAGTGACCATCCCGCTGGACCTGCGCTTTACCCCCAGCCAGAATGCCCAGAACTTCTTCAAGAACTATAAAAAGAAGCAGACCGCCGCCCGGATGCTGGTGGATCTGCTGGCAGAGGGTGAAAAGGAGATCGCCTATCTGGAAACGGTGCTCTACGAGGTGGAGTCCGCTTCCGGTGAAGCGGCCCTCAACGAGATCCGGGCAGAGCTGAAGAGTCAGGGCTACCTGAAATACTACAAGCAGCGGGATAAGCGCCAGAAACCGGCGGATTTCCTGCGGTTCACTTCCACCGATGGCTTTGAGATCCTGGTAGGCCGCAACAACGTCCAGAACGACAAGCTCACCCTGCACACCGCCCGGGGCAAAGACCTGTGGTTCCATGTGCAGAAGGCCCCCGGCAGCCACGTTGTGGTCATGAGCCGGGGCGAGGACATCCCGGACACCACCAAGCAGGAAGCCGCGGAGCTGGCAGTTATCTACTCCAGCACCTACAAGGCAGGCACCGGCGCCAAGGTGGCGGTGGACACCACCGAGGTGAAAAACATCTGGAAAGCCAGCGGTGCCAAGCCCGGCATGGTGCTGTACGAGGTGTACACCACGGTCTATATCACGCCCCGGGATGGGCTGGCGGAACAGCTGAAAAAGAAATGA
- the rpsJ gene encoding 30S ribosomal protein S10, giving the protein MAVKEKIRIRLQSYDAQLIDAAAEKIVETAKHTGARVSGPIPLPTDREIVTVLRATHKYKDSREQFESRTHKRLIDILKPSNKTVEALMSLQLPAGVDIEIKL; this is encoded by the coding sequence ATGGCAGTCAAAGAGAAAATCAGAATCCGTCTGCAGAGCTATGATGCTCAGCTGATCGATGCCGCAGCAGAGAAGATCGTGGAGACCGCAAAGCACACCGGTGCACGCGTGTCCGGCCCCATCCCCCTGCCCACCGATCGTGAGATCGTTACCGTTCTGCGCGCTACCCACAAGTACAAGGATAGCCGCGAGCAGTTCGAGAGCCGCACTCATAAGCGTCTGATCGACATTCTGAAGCCGTCCAACAAGACGGTCGAGGCTCTGATGAGCCTCCAGCTCCCCGCTGGCGTGGACATCGAGATCAAGCTGTAA
- a CDS encoding class I SAM-dependent methyltransferase: protein MLPTLDARLAAAAELVRPGEPVADIGCDHGKLTAVLAASGKYPKVIGADLRPGPLAKAEQTLEHAGCKDRAELRLGDGLSVLTENEVGSIVLAGVSAQTTWEILEKAPWVFTVGGPRIIMIPATRHDALRRWLWEHGFSFAADRPVQAAGRWYAVMAAEYTGRVYAPTFAECLFGSTGEWPEGKGYADWQKAKLPRMRLGVPDGSELAQEIDSLLAGLPSQAASRPALPKGEPLAK from the coding sequence TTGCTGCCCACACTGGATGCGCGTCTGGCTGCCGCCGCAGAGCTTGTGCGGCCGGGAGAGCCGGTGGCAGACATCGGCTGCGACCACGGCAAGCTGACGGCGGTGCTGGCGGCTTCGGGAAAATACCCGAAGGTGATCGGTGCCGACCTGCGGCCCGGCCCGCTGGCAAAGGCAGAGCAGACGCTGGAACATGCAGGCTGTAAAGACCGCGCTGAGCTTCGGCTTGGCGACGGTCTTTCTGTGCTTACGGAGAACGAAGTAGGCAGCATCGTGCTGGCGGGCGTTTCCGCCCAGACCACTTGGGAAATTTTAGAGAAAGCCCCGTGGGTGTTCACCGTGGGAGGGCCGCGGATCATCATGATCCCGGCCACCCGCCACGACGCGCTGCGCCGCTGGTTATGGGAGCATGGCTTCTCCTTTGCAGCCGACCGCCCGGTGCAGGCGGCGGGCCGCTGGTACGCGGTGATGGCGGCGGAGTACACCGGCAGGGTGTATGCGCCCACCTTTGCCGAGTGCCTGTTTGGCAGTACGGGAGAGTGGCCCGAGGGAAAAGGCTACGCCGACTGGCAGAAGGCAAAGCTGCCCCGGATGCGCCTTGGCGTGCCGGATGGCAGCGAACTGGCGCAGGAAATCGATAGTTTATTAGCTGGCTTGCCCTCTCAGGCCGCTTCGCGTCCAGCTCTCCCAAAGGGAGAGCCTTTGGCAAAATGA
- a CDS encoding DUF1858 domain-containing protein → MFDIFNMLKKEEHKDAKQVTRETIIGDILDMDQTTAPYFMEIGMHCLGCPASRGESIEEACAVHGVDCDELIEKLNEHLAAKKA, encoded by the coding sequence ATGTTTGATATTTTCAATATGCTCAAGAAGGAAGAACACAAGGACGCAAAGCAGGTGACCCGCGAGACCATCATCGGCGATATTCTGGATATGGACCAGACCACCGCTCCCTACTTCATGGAGATCGGCATGCACTGCCTGGGCTGCCCTGCATCCCGCGGCGAGAGCATCGAGGAGGCCTGTGCTGTCCACGGCGTGGACTGCGATGAGCTGATCGAGAAGCTGAACGAGCATCTGGCCGCAAAGAAGGCATAA
- a CDS encoding YitT family protein: MIKLSYEQQIAFNSLSIIAGNALYALTVVLFLVPSGLITGGATGIALGINRALGLPVSGVLFVINMTMLTVGWVLLGRRFAITTIASTVLSPLFLALWERVFTGFVLTDDLVLNTIFAGFGVGISLGITIRAGASTGGMDIPPLVLNKYFHIPVSASMLVFDMLILCMQAAFSPLQQCLYGIVMVIVYTVVLDKVLIFGTTRTEVKIISQHADDIREAIFTQLDRGVTVLHGEGGYSHEPEQVLLSIVSNRQLPKLEKLAHAIDPTCFMIVSHVTEVSGRGFSLDKNYQ; encoded by the coding sequence ATGATAAAGCTTTCATATGAGCAGCAGATCGCATTCAATTCGCTGTCCATCATCGCGGGCAATGCACTGTATGCGCTCACGGTGGTGCTGTTTCTTGTGCCGTCAGGCCTGATCACCGGCGGTGCCACCGGCATCGCACTGGGCATCAACCGTGCATTGGGACTGCCGGTGTCCGGTGTGCTGTTCGTCATCAACATGACCATGCTTACGGTGGGCTGGGTGCTGCTGGGGCGGCGCTTTGCCATCACCACCATTGCCAGCACCGTGCTCAGCCCCCTGTTTCTGGCCCTGTGGGAGCGGGTGTTCACAGGCTTTGTGCTCACCGATGATCTGGTGCTCAACACCATTTTTGCAGGCTTCGGCGTAGGCATTTCGCTGGGCATCACCATCCGGGCAGGCGCATCCACCGGCGGCATGGACATCCCTCCGCTGGTGCTGAACAAATATTTCCACATCCCGGTGTCGGCCAGTATGCTGGTGTTCGATATGCTCATCCTCTGCATGCAGGCGGCGTTCAGCCCGCTGCAGCAGTGTCTGTACGGCATCGTGATGGTGATCGTGTATACAGTGGTGCTGGACAAGGTGCTCATCTTCGGCACTACCCGCACCGAGGTAAAGATCATCAGCCAGCACGCCGATGATATCCGCGAGGCCATCTTCACCCAGCTGGACCGCGGTGTGACCGTGCTGCATGGCGAGGGAGGCTACAGCCACGAGCCGGAGCAGGTGCTGCTGAGCATCGTGAGCAACCGCCAGCTGCCGAAGCTGGAAAAGCTGGCCCATGCCATCGACCCCACCTGCTTTATGATCGTGAGCCATGTGACCGAGGTGAGCGGGCGCGGCTTCTCGCTGGATAAGAATTACCAGTAA
- a CDS encoding P-II family nitrogen regulator, with product MSSLFLMVTITDRRSTDAFLQLYQQRGVDVNLRTVGSGTAVRETLATLGLEKTEKAVLLAVVTEDIWKAVRTDLRRKMRIDVPGTGIAFTVPLSSIGGRRALMFLTQHQPLTLKEESTLKDTRYELLLVIANQGHTGTIMDAARAAGAGGGTVIHAKGTGMEGAAQFLGVELVNEKELVLIVARTPEKNRIMKAIMDGAGPKAGAIVFSLPVTDTAGLRLLEDEEPVQETSAQ from the coding sequence ATGAGTTCGTTGTTTTTGATGGTGACCATCACCGACCGCCGCTCCACCGATGCCTTTTTGCAGCTGTACCAGCAGCGCGGCGTGGATGTGAACCTGCGCACGGTGGGCAGCGGCACAGCGGTGCGGGAGACTCTGGCCACGCTGGGTCTGGAAAAGACCGAGAAGGCCGTGCTGCTGGCGGTGGTGACAGAGGATATATGGAAGGCCGTCCGGACAGACCTGCGCCGCAAAATGCGCATCGACGTGCCGGGCACCGGCATTGCATTCACGGTGCCGCTGAGCAGCATCGGCGGCAGAAGGGCGCTGATGTTCCTCACCCAGCACCAGCCGCTGACATTGAAGGAGGAGAGCACCTTGAAGGATACCCGTTACGAACTGCTGCTGGTAATCGCCAATCAGGGCCACACCGGCACCATTATGGATGCCGCCCGCGCAGCAGGTGCCGGCGGTGGCACGGTGATCCACGCCAAGGGTACCGGCATGGAAGGCGCAGCCCAGTTCCTTGGCGTGGAGCTGGTGAATGAAAAAGAGCTGGTGCTCATCGTGGCCCGCACGCCGGAAAAGAACCGCATCATGAAAGCCATCATGGACGGTGCCGGGCCAAAGGCGGGCGCGATCGTGTTCTCGCTGCCGGTGACGGATACCGCCGGTCTGCGTCTGCTGGAGGACGAAGAACCGGTGCAGGAAACCTCTGCGCAGTAA